A region from the Bacillus sp. Marseille-P3661 genome encodes:
- a CDS encoding glycosyl hydrolase family 18 protein, with translation MSNIVTQQKRLFKRKTPIVIGMLLSIMVVVISATLLFLYLQSNKKATFFDIKNPIIFQGSIYKEEAVIKNDTVYLPLTFIKENMDDSLIFDEQSSSVIITTENKVIQLPNEQLQYTVNDMPPMKLQMPALVTVDGSMYLEFGPLTSIYPFKVQYLEETGAIKIVKHGDIVLPAIVKEEYKNNDKDLRIRVTPNRYAAYVDELIAGEQIEVENDVQNYYFIRKENGIAGYVSKEVVELQDPKMITIKSATISEPEVQTPPLNWPINLTWEAVYSENPDPTKIPVMPGLNVISPTWFSIKNAEGDISNLASLNYVEWAKSKGYHVWAVFSNDFDPVKTHETLKDFQTRKKMIRQLLQYSAMYKLDGINIDFENVNVEDRDLLTQFVEELTAYLHQAGLTVSMDITFISNSENWSMFYDREKLGKIVDYLMVMAYDEHWATSPVAGSVSSLPWVEKNLAKLLEVVPNERLILGIPTYTRIWKEQKTPGGNIEVSSKAYGMEDTYKWISDRNLQPQYYEKSGQDFVQFTDEKEQATYKIWLENEKSLQKRAQLVHKYQLAGIASWNRSFANESMWSIVDQSLKQLEPIKKEEK, from the coding sequence ATGTCGAATATTGTAACTCAGCAAAAGCGTCTGTTTAAAAGAAAGACACCGATTGTAATTGGCATGTTGCTTTCCATAATGGTTGTAGTTATAAGTGCCACCCTGTTATTTTTGTATTTGCAAAGTAATAAGAAAGCAACTTTTTTTGATATTAAAAACCCGATCATTTTTCAAGGTTCAATATATAAGGAAGAGGCTGTTATAAAGAATGACACAGTTTATTTACCATTGACGTTTATTAAAGAAAATATGGATGACAGTCTTATATTTGATGAACAATCATCTTCTGTGATAATAACGACAGAAAACAAAGTCATTCAGCTGCCAAACGAGCAGTTGCAGTATACTGTAAATGATATGCCACCGATGAAACTTCAGATGCCTGCTTTAGTAACTGTAGATGGTAGCATGTACCTTGAATTTGGACCATTGACTTCCATTTATCCTTTTAAGGTTCAATATTTGGAAGAAACCGGAGCGATAAAGATTGTAAAGCATGGAGATATTGTTTTGCCGGCTATTGTAAAAGAGGAGTATAAAAATAATGATAAAGATCTTCGCATTCGTGTAACGCCAAACCGTTATGCTGCTTATGTAGATGAGTTAATTGCGGGAGAACAAATTGAGGTTGAAAATGACGTCCAAAATTATTATTTCATTCGAAAAGAAAATGGAATAGCTGGTTATGTATCAAAAGAAGTGGTAGAGCTCCAGGACCCTAAAATGATAACTATTAAAAGTGCAACAATATCAGAACCCGAAGTCCAAACTCCTCCGTTAAATTGGCCAATTAACCTAACTTGGGAAGCTGTTTATTCAGAAAATCCAGACCCTACAAAAATTCCCGTTATGCCAGGACTAAATGTGATATCACCTACTTGGTTTTCTATAAAAAATGCAGAAGGTGATATTAGCAATCTTGCGTCACTCAATTATGTTGAATGGGCAAAAAGCAAAGGATACCACGTATGGGCTGTATTTTCAAATGATTTTGATCCAGTAAAAACACATGAAACTTTAAAGGATTTTCAAACACGTAAAAAAATGATACGACAGTTGCTGCAATATTCAGCAATGTATAAACTTGATGGAATAAATATTGATTTTGAAAATGTGAATGTTGAAGATCGTGATTTACTTACACAATTTGTTGAAGAATTAACAGCCTATCTTCATCAAGCAGGTTTAACTGTATCAATGGATATTACCTTTATATCTAACAGTGAAAATTGGTCGATGTTTTATGATCGTGAAAAGCTGGGTAAGATCGTCGATTATTTAATGGTAATGGCCTATGACGAGCATTGGGCAACATCACCTGTAGCAGGAAGTGTCTCTAGTTTACCGTGGGTTGAAAAAAATTTAGCTAAGTTATTAGAAGTGGTTCCAAATGAACGCTTAATTCTTGGAATTCCTACTTATACTAGGATATGGAAAGAGCAAAAAACTCCTGGCGGTAATATTGAAGTATCATCAAAAGCTTATGGTATGGAAGATACTTATAAATGGATAAGTGATCGGAATTTGCAGCCACAATACTATGAAAAATCTGGCCAAGACTTTGTCCAATTTACAGACGAAAAAGAACAAGCAACCTATAAAATATGGCTTGAAAATGAAAAATCTCTTCAAAAAAGAGCACAGCTTGTTCATAAGTATCAATTAGCCGGAATTGCTAGTTGGAATCGTAGTTTTGCTAATGAAAGTATGTGGAGTATAGTAGATCAATCTTTAAAACAATTAGAACCAATCAAAAAAGAAGAAAAGTAA
- a CDS encoding IS110 family transposase — MNTTITPFSYGNDTHNSHKGQRNFYQFYVGIDIGASFHVASCIPFDAFLDPKGNAWKRTKTMKFNAVSSGIAEFLAALKKIENQFSLTKREFLILLEPTGGHYSYLVQQVLLNEGYDLFQVENSAVGEFRKKNLGITEKTDSMDAKVMAYMGWHKQLHPHMQGVTLIRPQSVLQSLFRTVMRDRWYLNVQLTRRKNQVQQLLKVTHPDLNKAFKSLSSTSVLKLVLEYPTGLHMKEATAEEIYNFLLKAGAKSVAKRAANILAKVMPNTIAVPAEHLVERQNWIIEEALRLEESLKLIDQEIHKLLWGDPDKGLDPHPYTEILMSLPFVSENIACTLIGVVGDIERFSTYKEFKKYLGVSAENKQSGTSVTGTRQTYSGVRDARRVLYQIALIILANGQKQPTVFKAYYDRKVNEGMNKKKAIGHLSGKIAALIYTVLKNKVKYDPITHAKACGVEFNNLYIKNNEGKTKLQIEK; from the coding sequence ATGAACACTACCATTACTCCATTTAGTTATGGAAATGACACGCATAACAGCCATAAAGGACAGCGTAATTTTTATCAGTTTTATGTCGGTATTGATATTGGGGCGAGCTTTCACGTTGCATCCTGCATACCGTTTGATGCATTCTTAGATCCTAAAGGTAATGCTTGGAAACGGACGAAGACAATGAAATTCAACGCTGTTAGTTCTGGAATCGCTGAGTTTTTAGCAGCTCTTAAGAAAATCGAAAATCAATTTTCACTTACCAAAAGAGAATTTTTAATTCTATTAGAACCCACAGGCGGACATTATTCTTACCTAGTACAACAAGTCCTATTAAACGAGGGCTATGATTTATTTCAAGTTGAGAACAGTGCTGTTGGGGAATTTCGAAAGAAAAACTTAGGAATCACTGAAAAGACTGATTCAATGGATGCCAAAGTAATGGCATATATGGGGTGGCATAAGCAACTACATCCACATATGCAAGGTGTAACACTTATTAGACCTCAATCAGTCCTTCAATCCTTGTTTAGAACAGTAATGAGGGACAGATGGTATTTAAACGTACAACTAACACGGCGAAAGAACCAGGTTCAACAGCTTTTAAAAGTCACCCATCCTGATTTAAATAAAGCTTTTAAGAGCCTATCTAGCACATCTGTTCTTAAGTTAGTCTTAGAGTACCCTACGGGACTTCATATGAAAGAAGCCACAGCAGAAGAAATATATAATTTTTTATTAAAAGCTGGTGCAAAAAGTGTAGCTAAACGAGCAGCTAATATATTAGCTAAAGTGATGCCTAATACTATCGCAGTTCCAGCTGAACATCTTGTAGAGAGACAAAATTGGATTATAGAAGAAGCCCTACGTCTAGAAGAAAGTCTCAAGCTTATTGACCAAGAGATACATAAACTTTTGTGGGGAGATCCTGACAAAGGGTTAGACCCACACCCATATACAGAAATCTTAATGTCCCTTCCTTTTGTGAGCGAAAATATTGCATGTACACTGATTGGAGTTGTAGGAGATATTGAACGATTTAGTACATATAAAGAGTTCAAAAAATACCTCGGTGTATCCGCAGAAAATAAACAATCAGGAACATCAGTGACTGGTACAAGACAGACATACAGTGGTGTTAGAGATGCCAGGAGAGTCCTTTATCAAATCGCTTTAATCATATTGGCAAACGGGCAAAAACAACCTACCGTCTTCAAAGCCTACTATGACCGCAAGGTAAACGAAGGAATGAATAAGAAAAAGGCAATTGGACATTTATCCGGTAAAATTGCAGCACTTATCTACACTGTCTTAAAAAACAAAGTAAAATATGATCCAATCACTCACGCTAAAGCTTGTGGAGTAGAGTTTAACAATCTTTATATCAAAAATAACGAGGGAAAAACTAAGCTACAAATTGAAAAATAG
- a CDS encoding copper amine oxidase N-terminal domain-containing protein gives MNLIHKYMFTVLAFILVGSLVTTHALASDKIIVFSNGSELAFDVDPRIEDSRTLVPLRKIFESLGAAVSYDSQTQTVYATKDGTSITLVIGSNQPIINGQQLKIDVPAKIIDGRTLVPLRFVSESLGAKVNWDSKSRIITIHTESETDIQPSVINIY, from the coding sequence ATGAATCTAATTCACAAGTATATGTTTACTGTCCTTGCGTTTATCTTAGTCGGCTCTCTAGTAACAACCCATGCCTTAGCATCCGATAAAATCATAGTTTTTTCGAATGGCAGTGAATTAGCATTTGATGTTGACCCTCGGATAGAGGATAGCAGAACACTTGTCCCGTTACGAAAGATTTTCGAGTCACTAGGTGCAGCTGTGTCTTATGATAGTCAAACGCAAACCGTGTATGCTACAAAAGATGGCACATCAATAACATTAGTCATCGGCTCAAATCAACCTATAATAAATGGGCAACAACTTAAAATTGATGTTCCAGCTAAAATAATTGATGGACGAACTCTCGTACCTTTAAGATTTGTTAGTGAGTCATTAGGTGCTAAAGTGAATTGGGATTCAAAGTCTAGAATTATTACTATTCATACTGAATCCGAAACAGATATTCAGCCAAGTGTAATTAATATCTATTAA
- a CDS encoding PAS domain S-box protein: MEPKLFESSPVPMFIYKETIIKANDAFIELTGFKINDLQIKKVWDLFEETAHEEIKHAIKCRLQNNFSNKQYELRLTTKKNDVIWVHVVNTTILYKGEYVGLAVLFNITEAKQLNDDLKYQNDLWTDIFNKNSAILLLINPEINGKIIDANLAAARFYGYSVQQLKNMTISDINILSAEEIQYKMANAENRRQNEFFFRHKLANGDIREVQVFSSVIHSRGKRLLFSIVNDITTQVMFEKELVNLNMKLEESEQRYRSLFDNNPDCCFVLNRNAILQQFNSATEIITGYRPIELINKPIHSFIEKNDQEIAYYFFSKVLEGVAERFDIRFIHKNGGLLDISLLAVPIIVEGQVTGIIAIAKDVTEQKQMEMKLVEREKRYRFITENSTDIITRIDTNGTINYISPIVNDILGYEHDELLGTSVTALIHPNDLSNVKNQIIDLKKSNHNEVVTITFQVKKLEGTFIFMETSIKAIKNTDNNLEGFIMVSRDITERKLAEEQLTKVNQILKQLSTIDGLTGIYNRRYFDKYLTDECTYGPKYSLPLSLIMFDIDYFKPYNDTYGHLKGDECLRLIAASVKDILMRSNDIFARYGGEEFAIILPGTDMNGAVTVAERIRAGIENLHIPHVTSRISDYVTVSVGVASTWVGYSNPETLIKQADTALYKAKNHGRNCVESFIELVTVK; the protein is encoded by the coding sequence ATGGAACCTAAATTATTTGAATCCTCCCCTGTTCCAATGTTTATTTATAAAGAAACTATTATTAAAGCAAACGATGCTTTTATAGAACTTACTGGGTTCAAAATTAATGATTTACAAATAAAGAAAGTGTGGGACTTATTTGAGGAAACTGCCCATGAAGAAATAAAGCACGCCATTAAGTGTAGATTGCAAAATAATTTTTCAAATAAACAATATGAACTAAGACTAACAACAAAGAAAAATGATGTCATTTGGGTCCATGTTGTTAATACAACAATCTTATACAAAGGGGAATATGTAGGACTTGCAGTCTTATTTAATATAACCGAGGCAAAACAACTAAACGATGACTTAAAATACCAAAACGACTTATGGACAGATATTTTTAATAAGAATAGCGCTATCTTATTATTAATTAATCCTGAAATAAATGGAAAAATTATTGATGCCAATCTTGCTGCAGCTAGATTTTATGGATACTCAGTACAACAGCTTAAAAATATGACCATAAGCGATATCAACATTCTATCCGCTGAAGAGATTCAATATAAAATGGCTAATGCCGAAAATAGAAGGCAAAATGAATTTTTCTTTAGACATAAATTAGCAAATGGTGATATCCGAGAAGTTCAGGTCTTTTCTTCTGTTATCCATTCAAGAGGAAAAAGGCTGCTCTTTTCAATCGTTAATGATATTACAACCCAAGTTATGTTTGAAAAGGAATTAGTAAACCTGAATATGAAATTAGAAGAAAGTGAACAAAGGTACCGGTCACTGTTTGATAATAATCCTGACTGTTGTTTTGTACTCAATAGAAATGCAATATTACAGCAATTTAATAGTGCAACTGAGATCATAACAGGCTACAGACCCATAGAGCTAATTAATAAACCCATTCACAGTTTCATCGAGAAAAATGATCAGGAAATTGCTTACTATTTTTTTAGTAAAGTTTTAGAAGGAGTAGCCGAACGCTTTGACATCAGATTCATACATAAAAACGGGGGCCTTCTTGATATCAGCTTATTGGCCGTACCCATTATCGTTGAAGGCCAAGTGACTGGAATCATTGCCATCGCAAAAGATGTCACTGAACAAAAACAAATGGAAATGAAATTAGTAGAGAGAGAAAAACGTTATCGATTTATTACTGAAAACTCAACTGACATTATTACTAGAATTGATACCAATGGTACTATTAATTATATAAGCCCCATTGTAAATGATATATTAGGATATGAACATGACGAGCTTCTAGGAACTTCAGTTACGGCTTTAATACATCCAAACGATTTATCAAATGTAAAAAATCAAATAATTGATTTAAAGAAAAGCAATCACAATGAAGTAGTTACTATTACTTTTCAAGTAAAAAAACTAGAAGGCACATTCATTTTTATGGAAACCTCTATAAAAGCTATCAAAAATACTGATAATAATCTTGAAGGTTTTATTATGGTTTCAAGAGATATAACTGAAAGGAAACTGGCAGAAGAACAATTAACAAAGGTAAATCAAATTTTAAAACAATTATCAACTATAGATGGCTTAACAGGTATTTATAATCGCCGTTATTTTGATAAATATTTGACTGATGAATGCACATATGGGCCAAAATATAGTCTGCCACTTTCACTCATTATGTTTGATATTGACTACTTTAAACCATATAACGATACATATGGTCACTTAAAAGGGGATGAGTGCTTAAGGTTGATTGCTGCAAGTGTAAAAGATATTCTAATGCGCTCTAATGATATTTTCGCGAGATATGGTGGGGAGGAATTTGCGATTATTCTACCTGGTACAGACATGAATGGCGCTGTAACTGTAGCTGAGCGTATAAGAGCAGGAATTGAAAACCTTCACATCCCCCATGTCACATCAAGAATTTCTGATTATGTAACGGTTAGTGTTGGGGTCGCATCTACCTGGGTAGGTTATTCTAATCCAGAAACGCTAATAAAACAAGCCGATACTGCTCTTTATAAGGCTAAAAACCACGGCCGAAATTGTGTTGAAAGTTTCATAGAACTTGTGACCGTCAAGTAA
- a CDS encoding DUF2225 domain-containing protein — protein MTDTPDSENPLYDRSIKCLLCEFTFKTKKVRSKFKRAGELDTDFFTDYLQEDANPLLYYINVCPSCGYAFSDEASTYFLPGVKEKLFDNITRRWRGQSHYGDVRSNKTAIDSYKLAILSGSLKNEKPLAMAGILLRLSWIYRIEQNLDQEKRFLRHAVEAFEKSYYEGDLKNSKLSTIRLLYLMGELYRKLDNPNKAIVYFSKVISLKNQTKEKKFVEMAHDRWFQIREEQNRSTKD, from the coding sequence ATGACTGATACTCCAGATTCGGAAAATCCACTTTATGATCGTTCAATAAAATGTTTATTATGTGAGTTTACATTTAAAACAAAAAAGGTTCGTTCAAAATTCAAACGAGCAGGCGAATTGGATACTGATTTTTTTACTGATTATCTCCAAGAAGATGCCAATCCTTTACTATATTATATTAATGTATGTCCATCCTGTGGTTATGCTTTTTCCGATGAAGCAAGTACGTACTTTCTTCCGGGCGTGAAAGAAAAGTTATTTGATAATATTACACGTCGATGGAGGGGTCAAAGCCATTATGGTGACGTGCGTTCTAATAAAACAGCCATAGATTCTTATAAACTAGCTATTCTATCGGGCTCTTTAAAAAATGAAAAGCCACTTGCGATGGCAGGGATCCTCTTAAGATTATCATGGATTTACCGAATAGAGCAAAACTTAGACCAAGAAAAAAGATTTCTCCGCCATGCTGTCGAAGCATTTGAAAAAAGCTATTATGAAGGTGACCTCAAGAATTCCAAACTGTCCACGATTCGACTGCTTTATTTAATGGGAGAGCTTTACCGCAAATTAGATAATCCTAACAAGGCTATTGTATATTTCTCTAAAGTGATTTCCTTAAAAAATCAAACCAAAGAAAAAAAGTTTGTAGAAATGGCACATGATCGATGGTTCCAAATTCGCGAAGAACAAAACCGGTCAACAAAAGATTGA
- a CDS encoding RNA chaperone Hfq translates to MTNTKFDLQTNFLNEIMESGKVVTIFTTNGVPLKCKILGHDNFTILVDSKGQQQMLGKGAISTIVK, encoded by the coding sequence ATGACCAATACAAAGTTTGATTTACAAACTAATTTCTTAAATGAAATTATGGAGAGTGGAAAGGTTGTTACCATATTTACTACAAATGGCGTACCATTAAAGTGTAAAATACTAGGTCATGACAATTTTACAATATTAGTTGATTCAAAAGGACAACAACAAATGCTTGGCAAAGGGGCTATAAGTACAATAGTCAAGTAA
- the plsY gene encoding glycerol-3-phosphate 1-O-acyltransferase PlsY: MTVFFILILSYLLGSIPFALIVGKIGYNIDIREHGSGNLGGTNTFRVLGIKAGLIVTIADILKGTLAASLPILFEVDFHPLIVGIAAVVGHTYPIFAKFKGGKAVATSAGVFLFYSPSLFLLLLVAFFITLYLSKYVSLSSMVAGVLGVIYCVVIGDILLIIVMSILALFVIYRHRANIKRILNKTEPKIKWM; this comes from the coding sequence ATGACAGTTTTTTTCATTTTAATATTATCTTATTTATTAGGTTCAATTCCTTTTGCACTCATCGTAGGAAAAATCGGTTACAACATCGATATTCGTGAACATGGAAGTGGAAATTTAGGTGGAACGAACACTTTTCGTGTATTGGGAATTAAAGCAGGTTTAATTGTTACAATTGCCGATATTCTCAAGGGTACTTTAGCGGCAAGCTTACCTATTCTTTTTGAAGTTGATTTTCATCCGTTAATAGTTGGTATAGCGGCTGTAGTCGGTCATACATATCCAATATTTGCAAAATTTAAAGGTGGGAAAGCTGTTGCAACATCGGCAGGTGTTTTTTTATTTTATAGCCCGTCATTATTCTTATTATTACTAGTAGCATTCTTTATTACCTTATATCTTTCAAAATATGTTTCGCTTTCCTCTATGGTAGCAGGGGTACTGGGTGTCATATATTGTGTAGTTATTGGCGATATTTTGTTAATTATCGTTATGTCTATTCTTGCGCTTTTCGTTATCTACCGCCACCGTGCCAATATAAAACGAATTCTTAACAAAACAGAACCCAAAATAAAATGGATGTAA
- a CDS encoding FAD-dependent oxidoreductase, which produces MKKLIISVGILIFLIGIGYALMKGMEYYKNPDVAAKDKIDPSFFENENDIQSFDVIVIGDDPEAVAAALSAAKTGAHTLLVSARDGLGGLFTYGKMNVLDFPHGINNVILSSGTFEEWHDLVGNGQSFEIEKANNAFLNLVYRQDNLSLLLNTSVSSVVKDGSHEISSLKLTKENKQYTVVAKKYIDATQDADLAVQSGVPYFIGAEDVGQAGRLMAVTLMIHFSDVDWSKIKQVAKEETFGTAEVTNEAAWGFVGIRETYKPKDPNMRLRGFNLIRNDEGYYINALQIFGVDALDPQSRQEGIERGKEETKHILAWLKENFPGFENAKIASYPEDLYVRETRHIYSLYQLPVSDLWENKYHWDTIAYGGYPSDIQATSVDDPGAVVVNPTQYGIPFRSLVPQNIKNLLVVGRSGGYSSLAQGSVRIVPTGMATGDAAGVASAFSITKNIDFHQLAQDKGAIAELQALMEQQGLEVAEFDVPYPYEDKWYYPAIRELLNHRAVFGGYTNDISIEKVASNKSLSNLLLYPYRVLQMKNPKYAENAQYLSEYFVEKETVDLTVDETVKIIEGLPYKDFDNSYLEELKKWDPAKPLTREMIYIIAGKIFGWI; this is translated from the coding sequence ATGAAAAAGCTTATTATTAGTGTCGGTATTTTAATTTTCCTGATTGGTATTGGTTATGCGCTGATGAAAGGAATGGAATATTATAAAAATCCAGATGTTGCTGCGAAAGATAAAATTGATCCTTCCTTTTTTGAAAACGAAAATGACATTCAATCATTTGATGTTATTGTTATCGGTGACGATCCCGAAGCTGTAGCAGCTGCATTATCTGCCGCTAAAACAGGAGCACATACACTACTGGTTTCTGCTAGGGACGGTCTTGGTGGATTATTTACATACGGTAAAATGAATGTTCTTGACTTTCCACACGGTATTAATAATGTGATCTTAAGCAGTGGAACATTTGAAGAATGGCATGATCTCGTTGGTAATGGTCAATCGTTTGAAATAGAAAAAGCTAATAATGCTTTTTTAAACCTTGTATATAGACAGGACAATCTTTCACTATTATTAAATACATCTGTTTCTTCAGTAGTTAAGGATGGTTCCCATGAGATTTCCTCATTAAAACTAACTAAAGAAAATAAGCAATATACTGTGGTTGCAAAAAAATATATTGATGCCACACAGGATGCTGATCTAGCTGTTCAAAGCGGTGTGCCATATTTCATAGGTGCTGAGGACGTGGGACAAGCTGGAAGATTAATGGCTGTCACTTTAATGATTCACTTTAGTGATGTTGATTGGAGTAAAATTAAACAAGTTGCCAAAGAAGAAACCTTCGGGACTGCAGAGGTAACAAATGAAGCGGCATGGGGATTTGTAGGTATACGTGAAACTTATAAACCAAAAGATCCGAATATGAGATTGCGAGGCTTTAATTTAATCCGCAATGATGAAGGTTATTATATTAATGCTTTACAAATTTTTGGTGTAGATGCGTTAGACCCACAATCGAGACAAGAAGGCATTGAACGAGGCAAGGAAGAAACTAAGCATATATTAGCTTGGTTGAAAGAGAATTTCCCTGGATTTGAAAATGCAAAAATCGCCTCGTACCCCGAAGATTTATATGTACGTGAAACAAGACATATTTATTCACTTTACCAATTACCTGTAAGTGATTTATGGGAAAATAAATATCATTGGGATACAATTGCTTATGGCGGATACCCATCTGATATCCAAGCAACCTCTGTAGATGATCCAGGTGCTGTAGTTGTTAATCCAACCCAGTACGGTATACCGTTCAGAAGTCTTGTTCCACAAAACATTAAAAACCTTTTAGTAGTCGGGCGATCCGGTGGATATTCTTCTCTAGCTCAAGGAAGTGTCCGAATTGTCCCAACCGGTATGGCAACCGGTGATGCCGCAGGTGTTGCTAGTGCTTTTTCAATCACAAAAAACATAGATTTTCATCAGTTGGCTCAAGATAAAGGAGCGATAGCTGAATTACAAGCTTTAATGGAGCAACAGGGGCTAGAGGTAGCTGAGTTTGACGTTCCATATCCTTATGAGGATAAATGGTATTACCCGGCTATTAGAGAATTATTAAATCACCGTGCTGTATTTGGTGGCTATACGAATGACATATCTATAGAAAAGGTTGCAAGTAATAAATCATTATCAAATTTATTATTATATCCGTACCGTGTATTGCAGATGAAAAATCCAAAATATGCTGAAAATGCTCAGTACTTAAGTGAGTATTTTGTGGAAAAGGAAACCGTAGATTTAACTGTAGATGAAACCGTAAAAATTATTGAAGGCTTACCTTATAAAGATTTCGATAACAGTTACTTAGAAGAGTTAAAGAAATGGGATCCTGCTAAACCATTGACTCGTGAAATGATTTATATTATTGCCGGAAAGATATTTGGATGGATTTAA
- a CDS encoding CoA-binding protein translates to MVIENPSRQEIGKILKEKKRIAVVGLSDNPYRTSYMISEAMQKAGYEIIPVNPNIKSSLGVKAVSSLKEIEGHVDIVNVFRRSQYLPALAKEAVEIGADVFWAQSGVVNEEAYRYLKENDIIVIMDRCIKVEHAMTK, encoded by the coding sequence ATGGTTATCGAAAATCCAAGTCGGCAAGAAATAGGTAAAATATTAAAAGAAAAGAAAAGAATCGCAGTTGTTGGTTTGTCTGATAATCCCTACCGAACTTCTTATATGATTTCGGAAGCAATGCAAAAAGCAGGGTATGAAATTATACCAGTAAATCCAAATATTAAGAGTTCCTTAGGTGTAAAGGCAGTATCTTCGTTAAAAGAAATTGAAGGACATGTTGATATCGTAAATGTGTTTAGACGATCACAATATTTACCAGCGCTTGCAAAGGAAGCAGTTGAGATTGGCGCAGATGTGTTTTGGGCTCAATCTGGAGTTGTAAATGAAGAAGCATATCGGTATTTAAAAGAAAATGATATTATTGTTATCATGGATCGTTGTATAAAAGTAGAGCATGCAATGACAAAATAA
- a CDS encoding glycoside hydrolase family 26 protein, whose product MNKAFKENKIVELTLQTYFYKQDNEGVLYKILDGQFDKELTQYARDIKKFGHPILFRLNNEMNGDWCAYSSYHHSKDTEIYKEVWKHFYKIFDQNGVNNVLWVWNPNHESKPGFAWNHSLMYYPGDQYVDIVGLTAYNTGTYYKGETWNNFYELYKPLYKEYTQLSEKPLMITEFGSSSYGGDKIQWIQNMFANIHKFPEIKVAIWWSGTDWDTNKNPARIYRLDESKEMLNVFKLHLKNYK is encoded by the coding sequence ATGAACAAAGCCTTTAAAGAAAACAAAATTGTAGAGCTTACATTGCAAACATATTTTTATAAGCAAGATAATGAAGGCGTTCTTTATAAAATCTTAGACGGTCAATTCGATAAGGAGCTTACGCAATACGCAAGAGATATTAAAAAATTCGGCCACCCAATCCTTTTTCGATTAAATAATGAAATGAATGGAGATTGGTGTGCTTATTCTAGTTATCACCATTCAAAAGATACAGAAATATACAAGGAAGTATGGAAGCATTTCTATAAAATATTTGATCAAAACGGCGTAAATAATGTTTTATGGGTTTGGAATCCAAACCATGAATCAAAACCAGGTTTTGCATGGAACCATTCTCTTATGTATTATCCAGGTGATCAATATGTTGATATCGTCGGTTTGACTGCATATAATACCGGAACGTACTATAAAGGTGAGACATGGAACAATTTTTATGAACTTTATAAACCATTATATAAAGAGTATACTCAGCTATCTGAAAAGCCATTAATGATCACGGAATTTGGTTCTAGCTCATATGGCGGTGACAAAATACAGTGGATTCAAAATATGTTTGCAAATATTCATAAATTCCCTGAAATAAAGGTAGCAATTTGGTGGAGTGGAACTGACTGGGACACAAATAAAAATCCAGCAAGAATCTATCGCCTAGATGAGTCCAAAGAAATGTTAAATGTGTTTAAGTTACATCTTAAAAATTACAAATAA